The genomic interval CTTGAGCGATGGGACCAATTTTGTCGGCGGAGACTTTACGGTTTACAGCAATGCCGCCCTTACCGGAACCGGAGAGATTGAACTTACGGATGCCAATGCCCTGCTCACACTGGAGAATGGTAATATGGCCATTGATGAGGATGGATCACTGGGTTATACGGTTTCGTCCGGAGTATCGTTTGCCGGTACCGGATCGAATCAGGTAAAGGTGGATGGCGGCATTTTCGGTCTGCTTGGGTCTTCGACGGCGGATCAGTATTCCGGGTTTGACTCGCTGACGCTTAGTGGTACTGAGTTCTATGGTTACGGAACGAATGACTTTAATTCGTTCAGTATGACCAACGGCACCATCCGCCCAAGTTCGAATCTGGGCACCACAGCATTGTCTGGTGGGGAATACCGTCTGATTGATACGGCCGGAACGCTGGTGATGAATGGCAGCTTCAGTGCATCCAATACCACGTATAAAGCGGATATTCTCGGAGTATATGGTCACGACCTGCTTCATTTTGCACAGAATGTGACGCTCGACGGCCTGATTGCGGATATTACCGTGGCGAGTGTAACGAATTCTGAGATGGTAATTCTTTCGTCTGACGTTGGACTGAGTGGTGATTTTGCGGAAACCAACCTCACGAACCACATGCTGCTGTTTGATGCATCGCTGGTAAAAGTCGGGAATGATGTTGTCGTGCAGATGACAAATACGGCGGATTCGTTCAGTTCATCGCTCGACTATGCCGGAAGCGAATCAATCCGCGCCGGATTCAACGGCATGAAAAACGCGGTGTTCACCCGTACAAAGCAGCTGCGCCGCAACCTGGTTTCGACGGCGCACGCCATACCGCACGATGCATTTCTGATGACGAATACGAATGCCCCGGCTGGTCCGCAGGGGCCCGGGGCGGATAATACAATTTTTGATATGCACGTGTGGGCGCAGTATTTCAACGGTCAGGGTGATTATGATGCCCATGGGCTGTCCGACGGTTACACGCTGAATCAGAGCGGTACCACGCTGGGGGCTGATCGGCTGGTGGGCGAGGATCTCACCGTAGGCTTCAACTACACCTATGCGCGCGGTGATGCGGAGACCACGAATACGGATTATCTCGATACGGAAACCTACTGGTTCGGCGCCTACGGAGAATGGGTAGGTAAAAGCGGGCTTTATGTCGATACACTGCTGGCCTACGGCCGATCCAACTATGACTCCATTCGGGTTGAAAACGACGACGACCGTGACTACCGGGGAACGGCATCCTATCGGGGTGACAACTTCGGCGGTTATGTGGATGTAGGGCAGTACATGTATTATAAAAATCTGGCGATTGCACCGTACATTGGGCTGCACGCCCTGTTCATGGATACGGACGACCACACTGAAACCAGCACGGTTGATAATAACGAACAGCTGAAGGTCGACGGAATGAGCCGCACCCTGGTTGAATCAGCGCTTGGGCTTAAAGCGCGTCACCGGTTCGACACCTCCATCGGCCGCTTTCAGACCACCGGTTATGCTGAATGGACGCATGATTTTGTACAGGATGAAATCGCAACGGAGATGCAGCAGGTCAACGATGTCCTCGGTCTGAATACCGCCCCGGTTACCCAGGCGGCCATCAAACCGGAAGAGGATCTGTTCAATATCGGGCTGGGCCTGAGCTGGCGCAGTACAGAATATATGGAAATCGGCATCGGTTACAACGGCCGCTTCAGCGATGACTATGAGGAGCATATGGGTTCGCTGATGCTCGACGTAATGTTCTAAATTTGCTGTGAGCTGACAGCGGTAAGCTTGCAGCCTGGAAGACCGGAGATTTGCTTTGTTATCATTTGGATGTTTATGCCTGCTCCTCGGTCTGGGGTACTGGATCCGCCGCCGGATTGTGCTGCTGCAGAAGCTTTATCTGCCGGCCAGCGTCATTGCCGGGCTGCTGGGGCTGCTTATTTTTCAGACGCTGGACGTGCCTGCCGAGGTTTCAGCGGGCTGGAATAAACTGCCCGGCCAGCTGATCAATATTGTATTTGCCTGTCTTTTTCTAGGCACTGCACTGCCGCCGGTTGCGAGAGTCTGGAAAAGTTCCAGCCGGCAGCTGGCCTACGGTCAGATTGTGGCGTGGGGACAGTATGCCGTCGGGTGCTTTTTTGTTCTGCTGCTGTTTAAACCGTTTTTTAATCTTCCGGATATTTTTGCCGGGATTATGCCGGTCGGTTTTGAGGGCGGTCACGGAACCGCCGGCGGTATGGGGCCGGTTTTCGATGAACTCGGTTTTCCGGAAATGAAGGATTATGCGCTTGCCGCCGCTACCGGCGGAATTATGGGGGCTATTATTGTCGGAATGGGTCTGGTGAACTGGGCGGTGCGCAAAGGCTATGTGGAGCGTAAAGTGCGGCCGGGTGTCGATATTGAAGATTATTCCGGTCTGATTCCGCATGAACATCGACCGGCTGCCGGAAAAATCAGTGTTTCCTCTGATGTTATCGGCTCGCTTTCGCTGCATCTTGTGTTTGTGGGGGCGGCGATTCTGCTGGGCTGGCTGATGAAGGAAGGCATGATTCTGGCTTCGCGGGGGCTTCCGGATACCGGGAAAAAGATTTTTGAGAGTTTCCCGCTTTTTCCGCTCTGTATGCTCGGCGGCGTGGTGGTTCAGTTGCTCGCGGACCGGCTGGATCCGCACGAACATATGGACGAGGGACTGATGCTGCGCATTCAGAACTGTGCGCTCGATTTTCTGGTGGTTGCGGCAATTGCGACGATCCGTATTGAGGTGGTGGCTCAGCAGTGGGTTCCGATTGTGGTTTTAATTCTGGCGGGCATCGGCTGGAACGTACTGATGCTCACGGTTGTTGCGCGCCGGGCGTTTAAGGATGCCTGGTTTGAGCGCGGAATTGCCGAAATGGGGCAGTCGATGGGGGTGACCGCGACCGGTCTGCTGTTACTGCGCGTGGTGGATCCGGATTATGAAACCGAAGCTGCGGAGGCGTTTGCCGCCAAACAGCTGCTGCATGAACCGTTTATGGGCGGCGGGCTCTGGACGGGGACCGCTATTCCGCTGCTGGCGCTATGGGGCGGATGGCCGGTTTTCGGCATTGCGGTCGGGGCCATTGCAATCTGGACCGCAGTCCTGTTTATTCTCAACCGGTGCGCAGTGTGATATATTTTCGAAGCGATAACGCAGAAGGATGGTAAATATGTATAAGATGAAGTTTTTTCTCGCAGCTCTCACGGGTTTGGCTCTCTGTTCTGCAAAAGCAGTGAAGAACGATGAATCGATGGATCTGACGCTGTCCGGATGGGCCGGCTGGATGCGGGGTGCGGTGATGGTGGATGGTCAGAAAGCAAAGATTCATCGGGATTCCATGAACTATTTTGACGATCTGGATTTTGGTTATTCGGGAGAACTTACGCTGCGCGACAGCTCGATAGTGCTGCTGGGTTCTTACGAATATTATGACGGGATTGTATCGGATGTCACTGTAGGCGGGACTCCGGGGTCGCTGGAATCCAGCGAAAATACGTGGTGTCTCGCCATCGGATATCCGCTGGGAAGCGGTAGTTCGACTTTTGACCTGCTGGTCGGGCTTCAGTCGCTGGATATGGATAATACGCTGACCATTGGCGGCACCAAATCCAGTGACAGTGAAACACTTTACGATGCAGTGGTGATGTTACGGATGAAGCAGGAGCTGTTCAGTAATTTCTATCTCTATATTCCGTTGATGATGGGAGGAACTTATCTGAGCGATTCTGAATTTATCTATGATGCCGGCCTGCAGCTGATGTATCAGTTCGGTCAGTCGTTTGATCTGCGGGTCGGGTATCGGATTACCGGGTATGATTTCAGCGATTCCTCGAAGGCAACGGATTTCTATCAGCAGGGCTATACGGTGTCTATCGGGATGACATTTTAGTAAGGGGCAGTATGTGCAGCCGGTTCCGATCTGTTCCGGCATAGGCTTGAAAGGTGTTCGAAACAGCCCGATTTGTCCTGCATTGACCTGTTGACAGTTCTTGGGTTTCGCGTATTTTTCCAAGCTCTGGAAATCAAACAGACCCCGCCTTCTGCGGGAAAGGATTTTGACTATGGCTAAAAAAGAAAAGATTCAGGAAGAAGAGCTTAAGGCAGAAGAAGCGATTGCTGAAGAGGCGGTTGAAGAAACTGCTGAAGAGGCGGTTGAAGAGACGGCTGAAGAAGTGGAAGAGCTTCCGGATACTGAAGTTATTGAAGACGAGGAAACGGCTCCTGAGGTCGAGGAAGAGGAGGACGAATCCCTACGCGACCAGTTTGTGCGTCTTCAGGCTGATTTTGCCAATTTCCGGAACCGGACGCAGCGCGAACGGGTCGAACTTTATCAGCGTGCCAACGAAGATCTGCTGCTGGAAATTCTGCCGGTACTCGACCATTACGAAATGGGCCTGAAGACGGCTGAAAAGCACGATGCCGACAAGGCGGTGGTGGATGGATTTAAAATGGTCTATGACCAGTTCCGGAACGTTCTGAAAAAATTTAATCTCGAGCCGATTGATGCGGTAGGGCAGGAATTTGACCCCCATAAACACGAGGCACTCACTCATATGCCGTCGGAAAAATATGCGGAGGGAATCTGCTCCGAACAGGTCCGCCGCGGCTATATGTTCGGCGACAAACTGTTGCGTGCCGCACAGGTTGTCGTCTCTTCGGGGCCTGCCGAAGCCAAAGAAGGTGAGGAATAATTGATGGCTGAAAAACGGGATTATTATGAAGTGCTGGGTGTTTCAAAAAATGCCACGGCCGATGAAATCAAAAAAGCCTATCGAAAAGTGGCCATGAAGTATCACCCGGACCGTAATCCGGGCGATAAAGAGGCCGAAGAAAAGTTTAAGGAGGCGTCCGAGGCCTATGAAGTGCTGACCGATGCGGATAAAAAAGCGCGGTATGACCAGTTCGGTCATCAGGCCTTTGCTCCGGGCGGCGGCGGTTTCGGCAACGGTTTTGGCGGCGGTTTTCACGATGCTTCGGATATTTTCGAGCAGGTGTTCGGCGGCGGTTTCAACATTAATGACCTCTTTGGTGGCGGGGGCGGTGGCCGCCGGCGTTCCAGCGGTCCGGCACGCGGTTCCGACCTGCGGTATGATCTTGATGTTGATTTTGAAGAGGCGGCCCTTGGTTCGCATCGAACGCTGACCCTTCCGGTGTCGGAAACCTGTAGAAAATGTTCCGGCAGTGGAGCGGAACCGGGAACCTCAAAAACCACCTGCCCGACCTGCGGCGGGCGCGGCCAGGTTTCGTCGGGCGGCGGGTTTATCCAGTTTTCGCAGACCTGCCCGACCTGCGGCGGGGCCGGCGAAATCATTTCCCATCCCTGTTCGGCCTGTAACGGAACAGGTAGTATAAAAGAGCGGAAAACCATCAAATTGCGTATTCCTGCGGGTATAGAATCCGGCTCCCGCCAGCGCCTGCCCGGTAAAGGCGAAGCCGGCGCACGCGGCGGTCCGGCGGGCGATCTGTTCATTGTTTTTCACGTCCGCGATCATGAACTGTTCAAACGCAGCGATCTTGATATTTATTGCGAAGTTCCGGTGCCGTTCCATATTGCCATGCTTGGCGGTGAAATCCAGGTTCCGACCATTCATGGCGGAGCCAAACTGAAAATTCCGGCAGGTACCGAAAGCGGAAAAATTTTCCGTCTGCGCGGCCAGGGCGTGCAGGATGCTGCACACGGAC from Verrucomicrobia bacterium S94 carries:
- a CDS encoding sodium:glutamate symporter — translated: MEDRRFALLSFGCLCLLLGLGYWIRRRIVLLQKLYLPASVIAGLLGLLIFQTLDVPAEVSAGWNKLPGQLINIVFACLFLGTALPPVARVWKSSSRQLAYGQIVAWGQYAVGCFFVLLLFKPFFNLPDIFAGIMPVGFEGGHGTAGGMGPVFDELGFPEMKDYALAAATGGIMGAIIVGMGLVNWAVRKGYVERKVRPGVDIEDYSGLIPHEHRPAAGKISVSSDVIGSLSLHLVFVGAAILLGWLMKEGMILASRGLPDTGKKIFESFPLFPLCMLGGVVVQLLADRLDPHEHMDEGLMLRIQNCALDFLVVAAIATIRIEVVAQQWVPIVVLILAGIGWNVLMLTVVARRAFKDAWFERGIAEMGQSMGVTATGLLLLRVVDPDYETEAAEAFAAKQLLHEPFMGGGLWTGTAIPLLALWGGWPVFGIAVGAIAIWTAVLFILNRCAV
- a CDS encoding nucleotide exchange factor GrpE; its protein translation is MAKKEKIQEEELKAEEAIAEEAVEETAEEAVEETAEEVEELPDTEVIEDEETAPEVEEEEDESLRDQFVRLQADFANFRNRTQRERVELYQRANEDLLLEILPVLDHYEMGLKTAEKHDADKAVVDGFKMVYDQFRNVLKKFNLEPIDAVGQEFDPHKHEALTHMPSEKYAEGICSEQVRRGYMFGDKLLRAAQVVVSSGPAEAKEGEE
- the dnaJ gene encoding molecular chaperone DnaJ, which translates into the protein MAEKRDYYEVLGVSKNATADEIKKAYRKVAMKYHPDRNPGDKEAEEKFKEASEAYEVLTDADKKARYDQFGHQAFAPGGGGFGNGFGGGFHDASDIFEQVFGGGFNINDLFGGGGGGRRRSSGPARGSDLRYDLDVDFEEAALGSHRTLTLPVSETCRKCSGSGAEPGTSKTTCPTCGGRGQVSSGGGFIQFSQTCPTCGGAGEIISHPCSACNGTGSIKERKTIKLRIPAGIESGSRQRLPGKGEAGARGGPAGDLFIVFHVRDHELFKRSDLDIYCEVPVPFHIAMLGGEIQVPTIHGGAKLKIPAGTESGKIFRLRGQGVQDAAHGHGKGDQHVQVKIEVPTRLSGKEKKAMQQLVEQLHDNHFEETIRMKKLAEKFYERKRKLESE